A region of the Nocardia nova SH22a genome:
CCCGGGCTGACGAACCCGGTGTCGACCGCGCGATGGACGATCGACATCGGCGCGGGCGGTGAACTGGACTTCGATCCGGAGCCGACGGTCGTCGCCGGCGGCGCTGATCATCGCAGTGCGACCATCGTGCGCATGGCCGCCGATGCCCGGATCCGGGTGCGGGAGCGGGTGCAGATCGGCCGCAGCGGTGAGGACATCGGATTCTGGCGCGGCGATCTGATCGCCGATCTCGACGACCTGCCCCTCATCCGCCACCGCCTGGAACTCGGTGCCGGTACCGCCACCGACGATCCGCTCGCGGCCCCGCGCGCCGTGCTCAGCGAATTGCGCTACCCGGACGACCATCCCGTCACCACCCTCGGCACGACCGCCGCGATCCTCCCACTGGCCGCCGGGGGATCCCTGTCGACGTGGACCGGCGATCTACTCGGCACCACCCAGCCGTTCGATCCACCCGCTGCCGTCACGGCTCACTGAGTCATGGCCCTTGCGGACACCGCTCGAGCCGGTGGCCTCGGCTCCCGACGCAGGTCGTTCCGCGGACCATCAATCGCCCAGCGCACACCGGCCGCGACAGGGCCGGAGCGTGGGGTCAGGCGTGGAACGTTGCTGCCCCCTGCGGCAGGCCGCGCGGTCGCCCTTGGTGCGAGAAGTCAGCCCGAGGCCGGTCGCGTCGTGCCCGGTGCTACGGATTCGCCTGGCTTCGAAGGGGTTTCACCGTTTCCCGAATCCGGCTGCTCGGCCGAAACGGAATCGGCGGCGGGGGCGGGTTCGGTGTTCGTCGGTGTGGCGGATTCGGCGGCTGCGGCGCGGGCGGGTTCGGCCGTGGTCTCCGCTCGGACCTCCCGGGCATCGGCCTCGTTGCCGTTCATGGCCTCGAGCGCCAGCCGCGCGAAGACCCACTGTTCGGTGGCCGCCATCTGGCCGCGGTTGCGGCCGAGGAAGGCCACGAACCACTGGAACACCGTGACGGTGCGGCTGCGGTATCCGATCAGGTAGTACAGGTGCAGGACCAGCCAGATCAACCAGGCCAGGAAACCGCTGAACTCGAGCTTGCCGATCTGGCAGACGGCGTTGAACCGCGACACCGTCGCCATACTGCCCTTGTTGAAGTACTTGAACGGCTTGCGCTGCTCGGGCGTCTGCTTCCCGGCGACCTCGGCCTTGATCTGCTTGGCCGCGTACGTCGCGCCCTGGATGGCGCCCTGGGCCTGGCCGGGCACATCCGGCACCGCCATCAGATCGCCGACCACGAAGACGTTCGGGTGTCCCTTGATCGTCAGATCCGGCTCCACGACCACGCGCCCGGCCCGATCGGTCTCGGTGCCGTCGGAACGCTCGGCGAGCATCTTGCCCAGCTCGCTGGCCTGCACGCCGGCCGACCACACCTTGCAGGCCGCCTCGATGCGCCGCTCGGTGCCGTCCTTGTCCTTGACCGTGACCCCGCGCGCGTCGACATCGGTGACCATGGCGTTGAGCTGGATCTCCACGCCCATCTTCTCGAGCCGCCGCTGGGCCTTGCCGCCGAGTTTCGGTCCCATCGGCGCGAGCACCGCGCCCGCGCCCTCGACCAGCAGCACCCGGGCGTCGCGGGGATCGATGTTGCGGAAGGTGCCGACCAGTGTCCGATCGGCGAGTTCGGCGATCTGCCCGGCCAGTTCGACGCCCGTGGGGCCCGCACCGACCACCACGAACGTGAGGAAGCGATCGCGCGCCTCCTGGGTGGTGGCCAACTCGGCCTCCTCGAAGGAGCCGAGGATGCGCGCCCGCAGTTCGAGCGCGTCGTCGATGGTCTTCATACCGGGCGCGTAGGTGGCGAACCGGTCGTTGCCGAAATAGGACTGCTGCGCGCCGGTGGCGACGATCAGGCTGTCGAAGGGGGTGACCGTGTCCCGGTTGAGCAGTTCGGAGGTGACGGTGCGGTTCACCAGATCGATATCGTGCACCTCGCCCATGATCACCTGGGTGTTCTGGTGTTTGCGCAGCACGATGCGGGTGGCGGGGGCGATCTCGCCGGTGGACAGGATCCCGGTGGCGACCTGATACAGCAGGGGCTGGAACAGGTGCGTGGAGGTCTTCGAGATCAGTACGACGTCGACGTTGTCGTGTTCGAGATGTTTGCACGCGAACAAGCCGCCGAAGCCGGATCCGATCACCACCACCCGGTGGCGTCGGTTCTCGACAATTTCGGTTCCCATCTGCGCTCCTCGCCGGACGTTCGGTCTACGACACGCTCAACGGTAGTCGGCCACCGGGAACCAGTCACGACGAGCACCGGATCTCGGCGCGTCCGCACCCCGTTCAGGAGTATCACCCGCGTTGCGGCACCGTCGGTTCGGCGCCGACCAGCGGCCCGATGAGCCGGTTGCCGCCGATACTCTCCACCGTCGGCCACAGGAAGGCCGCGAGCTGATCGACGAATTCGGCGCGGGAGCGGGTCGGTTGCTGCATCCACGCCTCCGCCGACATCAGGATCGCGCCGACCGTGGCGGTCGCCCAGATCCGGGCCAGCGCCGGATCGGCGTCCAGGCGCCGCAGGATGGTGTCGAAAACCGCGGTGGCCCAATCGGATACATGGGTGAAGAAGGGGCGGTGCTCGGCGTCGTCACCTTCCAGGCGCTGCATCAGCACGTGGTGCAGATTGGGATTGGCGTCCACGAAATCGCACATCAGCGACACCACCGCGCGCAGGAGCTGACGCGCGGGCAGCGGCTGGGCGAGCAGTTCGTCGGCCGCGGCGATGATCGCGTCCATGTGCCGCCGGGCGAGCGCGTCGATCAAGGTCGGCAGGTCCGGGAACACCGCGTAGACGGCGGTACGCGCGTATCCGGCCTCGGCCGCGACCTGCGCGATGCTCATTCGGGGTCCGGAGGTCGCGATGACGCGTTCGGCGGCATCGAGAATTTCCGCCCGGCGCCGGCCCGGATCGCGGGGTGGTCCCGGTGGACGGCCCGGCCGCCGGGTCTCTGTGTCCCTTGTCACAGCGCGATCCTACCTCTAATGTACGAGGTGTACTTTTCCTGCGGCCGGGCGGTGTGGCGCGGCCGTTGCTTCCGGGAGGCTTCTGTCATGGTCAGCGTCGACCCGCGTCCCTCCGGCACCGAGCACGGTGCCCGGTCGTACACCGTCGCGGAACGAGAGAACATCGGTCTGCTCGAGATTCCGGACCGGCATCCCATCGACCGGGTGCTCCGGCGATTGCCGGTCCGGGAGCAGGTGCTGGCCACCCCGCCGGTCGGTGGCCCGGCGGCCGCGGTGCGCGGTGATTCCGGCCTGCCGGTGCTGGGCCGCTCGCTGCAGTATCTGCGCTGGGGCCCCGCCGAAATGCTCGACCGCTACCGCCGCTACGGGCCGGTGAGCTACAACAAGTCCTTCGGTGTCGACCGGATCCTCGTCGCCGGGCCGGACGCGGTCGACGAGGTATTGGGCAAGCGCCGCAACGATTTCGGGCAGGGCTGGGATTTCCTGATCGGGTCCTTCTTCCGCCGCGGCCTGCTGCTGCTGGAATTCTCCGAGCACATGTTCCATCGCCGCATCATGCAGCAGGCCTTCACCCGCGATCGGCTGGAATCGCATCTGGCGCAGCTGAGTCCGGTGGTGGAGGCGGCGGTGGCGCGCTGGAGCCCGGCCGGCGCCCGCACCCTGCGGCTGTACCCGACCGTCAAGGACCTCACCCTCGAGATCGCCACCGAAACGTTCATGGGGGTGGATGCCGGACCACAGCGGCAGCGCCTCGGACAGGCGTTCCTGGACTGCACCCACGCGCCGCTGGCGCTGGTCCGCCATTCGATGCCCGGTGGCGCCTGGCGTGCGGGCCTGCGCGGGCGCCGGGTCCTCGAGGACTATTTCGCCGCGATGGTGCCGGGCAAGCGCAGCGCCGGGGGAACGGATTTCTTCTCCGCGCTGTGCGAGGCGCGCACCGAGGACGGGGACACCTTCTCCGACGCCGACGTGGTCAATCACATGATCTTCCTGATCATGGCCGCGCACGACACCACCACGACGACCGCCACCTCCGTCGCCTACTACCTCGGCCGCCATCCGCAATGGCAGGAGCGGGTGCGCGCCGAGGCGAAGGCATTGTTCGACGAACTCGGCGGCGCCGCGCCCACCATCGCCGACCTCGACCGGTTGCACGATCTGGATCTGGTCATCAAGGAGAGCCTGCGCCTGGTGCCGCCGGTTCCCGGGCTCGTGCGCCGCGCGGTCCGCGACACCGAGGTGGCCGGGCACTACATCCCGGCCGGAACCCACGTCGACGTCGCCTACGCGTGTAACCACCTGATCCCCGAATTGTGGTCGCGCCCGGCACTGTTCGATCCCGAGCGCTTCGCCGAGGGCCGCCGGGAGGACAAGTCCCACCGGCTGGCGTGGATGCCGTTCGGCGCCGGGGCGCACAAGTGCATCGGCATGCATTTCGGGACCTTCGAGGTGAAGGTGGTCATCGCGGCGATGGTGCGCGCCTACCGCTGGGACATCCCCGAGAACTACCTGATGCCGTGGGGTTTCAACACGATCCCGTTCCCGCGCGACGGCGCGCCGATGCGGCTGACGCGATTGTGATCAGCGGCCGCCGAACAGCAGCTTCGCGACGTGCGTGGTGGTCTCCTCGCCGTCGGTGTAGCCGCCCTGATCGCCGAGCGAGTTCATCACCGCGAGGGTGTAGCGCTCACCGGGACCGGCGAAGCCGACGGAGTTGACGACCCAGCCGCCGTTCTCGTCGGACCAGCCGTTCTTCAGGCCGGGGTGCATCTGGTCGCCCGCGCCCCACACACCCCAGTGCTGGTTGGTGTCGACCTTGCGCATCCGGTCGAGCAGATAACCGCGGTCGTCGGGGTGCATGTGGTCGAGCACATTGCTCATCAGCCGGTCCAGATCGGCCGGGGTGCACTGCTGGAAACCCCAGTCCGGGAAGGCGTGCCCGCCGGTCGGGGGCTGCGGAATCAGCCCGGTCATGCCGTTGGCACGGAAGGCGTTGTTGAACGCCAGCCGATCCGGACCCGCGTACTTGTTCCACAGGTAGTCGGCCGCGGCGTCGTTGGAGGTGGCCAGCATGGATTCCATCTGGGTGCGGTCCTCCGGCGACAGCGCGATCGCGCCGACCCGGTTGCGGTTGATCAGGTCCTCGGCGATGGCGAGCTTGATCGTCGACGCCGTCCAGAACATGGTGTCGGCCTGGCCGTTGCCGTAGATCCCCCCGGTGACCCGGTCGCGCACCACATAGCCGGTGACGCCCGGACGCGAGGCGAGGTAGTTGTCGACCGCCGCGATCCGGCTGCTCATATCGCAGTCGAATCCGTCCCGGCAGCCCTGCATGCGCAGCGGCACGGCGTCGGCGGGCGCCGGGTCGATCACGGGAGCGCTCGCGAGCAGGGTGGCGGCGACGACACAGGCGCCGGCGGCGAGGCGGGTGGTTCGAATGCCGCGCGACGCGGTCCTGGGATAACGCACGGAAAGTCACAATAGCCATCGATACGGCGATCGTGCACCTTCCGGAGGGATCGATGACCGGAGCGCGCGGTCGGAGATCGTTGCGGGCCAGCGCATTTCGGCCACGCTCCGGGTATCCGTGCAGCTCAGCGGAAGGCCGCGAGCAATTCCTCCACGCTGCGGCCGTTGAGCCGATAGCAGTGCTCGAACGCCTCGGAGTGACCGTCACGCGCCCAGCTGTGCAACACGACACCACGGCCGTAGTGCCGGGAGTTGATCAATTCCCACGTCTCGCCCGATCGCCGTACCGTGAACCCGGATCTCGGCACGAGGGGGACCACCGTCGCAGACATGAATCGAACCAGCCTTTCGATACCGCTTCTCCCGACCCTCCCCGCAGAGCACTGTGGCATACGGCGCGCCCGGTGTGCGGGTGACACGCGGTGGCGAATTGCGTTCACCTCGTATCGCATTACAAGATCATCGGATTCGATTGTGTTGCCAGGAGTTTGGTGACATGCTGCACACGGCGACAACTCGGTGGTTGCGGATGGTTTTCGGCAGGTAGCGAGTAACGCCGGAGGGGGCGGAACCTCGTGGCGGCGGGTCGGGACGGCCGACGGCTGTCGCGGGGTTTGTAGGATCGGGCCGCCGGATCACCCCACCGGCCGAGCGAGGACGGAGAGGCCGAAGGTGCTGCACATCCACCGGGCGGAGTCGGCGAGCACCCTCGCCGGAGTCCTCGCGGCGATGCTGTCGGAACCGCTGCCGGAC
Encoded here:
- a CDS encoding urease accessory protein UreD, which codes for MRTEIRIVARAGGSPLIHATGGLAARHTGPATVHLIGTAATPLGGDTLDIGVVVEPGARLVLRSVAATIALPGLTNPVSTARWTIDIGAGGELDFDPEPTVVAGGADHRSATIVRMAADARIRVRERVQIGRSGEDIGFWRGDLIADLDDLPLIRHRLELGAGTATDDPLAAPRAVLSELRYPDDHPVTTLGTTAAILPLAAGGSLSTWTGDLLGTTQPFDPPAAVTAH
- a CDS encoding NAD(P)/FAD-dependent oxidoreductase — its product is MGTEIVENRRHRVVVIGSGFGGLFACKHLEHDNVDVVLISKTSTHLFQPLLYQVATGILSTGEIAPATRIVLRKHQNTQVIMGEVHDIDLVNRTVTSELLNRDTVTPFDSLIVATGAQQSYFGNDRFATYAPGMKTIDDALELRARILGSFEEAELATTQEARDRFLTFVVVGAGPTGVELAGQIAELADRTLVGTFRNIDPRDARVLLVEGAGAVLAPMGPKLGGKAQRRLEKMGVEIQLNAMVTDVDARGVTVKDKDGTERRIEAACKVWSAGVQASELGKMLAERSDGTETDRAGRVVVEPDLTIKGHPNVFVVGDLMAVPDVPGQAQGAIQGATYAAKQIKAEVAGKQTPEQRKPFKYFNKGSMATVSRFNAVCQIGKLEFSGFLAWLIWLVLHLYYLIGYRSRTVTVFQWFVAFLGRNRGQMAATEQWVFARLALEAMNGNEADAREVRAETTAEPARAAAAESATPTNTEPAPAADSVSAEQPDSGNGETPSKPGESVAPGTTRPASG
- a CDS encoding TetR/AcrR family transcriptional regulator, whose protein sequence is MTRDTETRRPGRPPGPPRDPGRRRAEILDAAERVIATSGPRMSIAQVAAEAGYARTAVYAVFPDLPTLIDALARRHMDAIIAAADELLAQPLPARQLLRAVVSLMCDFVDANPNLHHVLMQRLEGDDAEHRPFFTHVSDWATAVFDTILRRLDADPALARIWATATVGAILMSAEAWMQQPTRSRAEFVDQLAAFLWPTVESIGGNRLIGPLVGAEPTVPQRG
- a CDS encoding cytochrome P450, with the translated sequence MVSVDPRPSGTEHGARSYTVAERENIGLLEIPDRHPIDRVLRRLPVREQVLATPPVGGPAAAVRGDSGLPVLGRSLQYLRWGPAEMLDRYRRYGPVSYNKSFGVDRILVAGPDAVDEVLGKRRNDFGQGWDFLIGSFFRRGLLLLEFSEHMFHRRIMQQAFTRDRLESHLAQLSPVVEAAVARWSPAGARTLRLYPTVKDLTLEIATETFMGVDAGPQRQRLGQAFLDCTHAPLALVRHSMPGGAWRAGLRGRRVLEDYFAAMVPGKRSAGGTDFFSALCEARTEDGDTFSDADVVNHMIFLIMAAHDTTTTTATSVAYYLGRHPQWQERVRAEAKALFDELGGAAPTIADLDRLHDLDLVIKESLRLVPPVPGLVRRAVRDTEVAGHYIPAGTHVDVAYACNHLIPELWSRPALFDPERFAEGRREDKSHRLAWMPFGAGAHKCIGMHFGTFEVKVVIAAMVRAYRWDIPENYLMPWGFNTIPFPRDGAPMRLTRL